One window of Sardina pilchardus chromosome 2, fSarPil1.1, whole genome shotgun sequence genomic DNA carries:
- the wfs1a gene encoding wolframin isoform X2: protein MDLSDSSPTPPPPPLENGEPIFSITPPDSSAVPSQDDSAMSSSSSKPTASSAASLAPDPKSASGTAQKPSLPRAKSFQLLAKRVIMQEKMRKAAETDSFEEEEEEEDLPFEELEEKAKGGDAKYQSQLGKYYLKLAEDKNKEENEQLAVEWFVQAAKLGRKDAARMLQRCWIQRRGITPKNEAEVRKLSTESKFEQAVRRAAKMMFQKLNPDGKKTVAMSEMLQNVDQVNAVPGTAATSADTQRRLLENMVADESGQVDLDHFVEITKKFTEGMAPVTIQDKGMNDAQETESSEKDESSEMVPSHRKLKRHSWGTGALLGSRRRFAMKRAIDIKAHFLGLQYPLNIILSMKDQLIDWASRAGSQWLSTVIPTHHVNALIFFFIISNLTIDLFAFAIPLFIFYLSFIAMVICTLRIFQSSKGWENFSAITALLTRFEPTLDVEQAETNFGWNNLEQYFYFMTSVIFVIFTFPVADKGWIPCSELSTVAIFFTALSYMSLSPTAATYARKAIFIEVASSACIMTSRLPETMVVVRMLGKTFTTVPLGHSVVLKLSLPCLLYLYLFYLFFRMARMRGFSGTYCFLVPYLVCFMWWEFSVVLLQHSTPVGLMRTCVAYFLLLFALPVLAVGLAVMLFIQMVKWFLELELTKMLVTLAVCAVPVTLRLWTRFSLSILDVFHSIFHRGPVKLILICISTVILLCGVYLYNVEGLKVYNSTMTWRQYSKYCGPPAWQARGMAQTQIWCTHLEGHRVTWTGRFRHVRVAETENGAQSVINLLPVFMADWMRCLYGQTYPKCDAVNATASGVNGSAAAVPGSAQHVLLQRQQEEEEMCQIKALANHQCHVKRFDSYRFEATVGMPFDGTGPPIDDPSYDILLKASHEFQQVLLNLDPGSMVEFSTKLEGRLGAKLPAFELKAIHCLDCKSSLMPEGRQVKIERNLRQSVMRSIKFAFDFFFSPFLYARI, encoded by the exons ATGGACTTGAGTGATTCatctccaaccccccctccgccaccCCTGGAAAATGGAGAACCTATTTTCTCCATCACCCCTCCTGACTCCAGTGCAGTGCCGTCCCAGGACGACTCAGCCATGTCCTCCAGTTCCTCAAAGCCCACAGCTTCCTCTGCTGCCTCTTTGGCACCTGATCCAAAGTCAGCCTCTGGCACAGCACAAAAGCCCTCTTTACCTCGAGCGAAGAGTTTTCAACTGCTGGCCAAAAGAGTGATCATGCAAGAGAAGATGAGGAAGGCCGCAGAGACAGACTCTTTTGAAGAAG aggaggaagaggaggacttgCCCTTTGAAGAGCTGGAAGAAAAGGCCAAGGGTGGAGATGCAAAGTATCAGAGCCAA CTGGGCAAATACTACCTGAAACTGGCCGAGGACAAAAACAAAGAGGAGAATGAACAGCTGGCTGTGGAGTGGTTTGTGCAGGCGGCAAAACTGGGCCGCAAGGACGCGGCTAGGATGCTACAGCGCTGCTGGATTCAGAGGAGAG GCATCACTCCAAAGAATGAGGCGGAGGTACGCAAGCTCTCGACGGAGAGCAAGTTTGAGCAGGCCGTGAGGAGGGCGGCCAAGATGATGTTCCAGAAGCTCAATCCGGACGGGAAGAAGACTGTGGCTATGTCAGAAATGCTCCAGAATGTCGACCAGGTCAATGCAGTGCCAG GAACCGCGGCCACCTCCGCTGACACACAAAGGAGACTTCTGGAGAACATGGTGGCCGATGAAT CTGGACAAGTTGACCTAGACCATTTTGTGGAAATCACCAAGAAATTCACTGAGGGCATGGCACCGGTCACCATTCAGGATAAAGGAATGAATGATGCCCAGGAGACAGAGTCTAGTGAAAAAGAC GAATCCAGTGAGATGGTCCCCTCGCACCGCAAGTTGAAAAGGCACAGCTGGGGCACTGGGGCACTGCTGGGCAGCAGACGCAGGTTCGCCATGAAGAGAGCCATCGATATCAAAGCTCACTTTCTG GGCCTTCAGTACCCTCTGAACATCATCCTGTCCATGAAGGACCAGCTGATCGATTGGGCCTCCCGAGCCGGCAGCCAGTGGCTGAGCACGGTCATCCCCACGCACCACGTCAACGCcctcatcttcttcttcatcatcagcAACCTCACCATCGACCTGTTCGCCTTCGCCATCCCCCTCTTCATCTTCTACCTCTCTTTCATAGCCATGGTGATCTGCACGCTCCGCATCTTCCAGAGCAGCAAGGGCTGGGAGAACTTCAGCGCCATCACGGCGCTGCTGACGCGCTTCGAGCCCACTCTGGACGTGGAGCAGGCCGAGACCAACTTCGGCTGGAACAACCTGGAGCAGTACTTCTACTTCATGACCTCGGTCATCTTCGTCATCTTCACCTTCCCGGTGGCGGACAAGGGCTGGATCCCGTGCTCGGAACTGTCCACGGTGGCCATCTTCTTCACGGCCCTCAGCTACATGAGCCTGAGCCCCACGGCAGCCACCTACGCGCGCAAGGCCATCTTCATTGAGGTGGCGTCGTCCGCCTGCATCATGACCAGCCGTCTGCCCGAGACCATGGTCGTGGTGCGCATGCTGGGCAAGACCTTCACCACCGTGCCCCTGGGCCATTCAGTCGTGCTCAAGCTCAGCTTGCCCTGTCtactctacctctacctcttcTACCTGTTCTTCAG GATGGCGAGGATGCGTGGCTTCAGTGGCACCTACTGCTTCCTGGTGCCCTACCTGGTGTGCTTCATGTGGTGGGAGTTCTCCGTGGTGCTGCTGCAGCACTCCACCCCCGTGGGCCTCATGCGCACCTGCGTGGCCTACTTCCTGCTTCTCTTCGCCCTGCCCGTGCTGGCCGTCGGCCTGGCCGTCATGCTCTTCATCCAGATGGTCAAGTGGttcctggagctggagctgaccAAGATGCTGGTGACCCTGGCGGTGTGCGCCGTGCCGGTCACCCTGCGCCTGTGGACGCGCTTCAGCCTGTCCATCCTGGACGTCTTCCACTCCATCTTCCACCGCGGGCCCGTCAAGCTCATCCTGATCTGCATCAGCACCGTCATCCTCCTCTGCGGGGTCTACCTGTACAACGTGGAGGGGCTCAAGGTGTACAACTCCACCATGACCTGGCGGCAGTACAGCAAGTACTGCGGCCCGCCGGCGTGGCAGGCCCGGGGCATGGCGCAGACGCAGATCTGGTGCACCCACCTGGAGGGCCACCGGGTCACCTGGACGGGCCGCTTCCGCCACGTGCGCGTGGCCGAGACGGAGAACGGGGCCCAGTCGGTCATCAACCTGCTGCCGGTGTTCATGGCCGACTGGATGCGCTGCCTGTACGGACAGACCTACCCCAAGTGCGACGCGGTCAACGCGACCGCCTCCGGAGTGAACGGGTCAGCGGCGGCGGTGCCTGGCTCTGCCCAGCACGTTCTGCTCCAgcggcagcaggaggaggaggagatgtgccAGATCAAGGCTCTGGCCAATCACCAGTGCCACGTCAAGCGCTTCGACAGCTACCGCTTCGAGGCCACCGTGGGGATGCCTTTTGACGGCACCGGGCCTCCCATCGATGACCCGAGCTATGACATTCTCCTGAAGGCCAGCCACGAGTTCCAACAGGTCCTGCTGAACCTGGACCCGGGGAGCATGGTGGAGTTTAGCACCAAGCTGGAGGGGCGCCTGGGGGCCAAGCTCCCCGCGTTCGAGCTCAAAGCCATCCACTGCCTGGACTGCAAGTCCTCCCTCATGCCCGAGGGTCGCCAGGTGAAGATCGAGCGCAACTTGCGACAGAGTGTGATGCGCTCCATTAAGTTCGCCTTCGACTTCTTCTTCTCCCCGTTCCTCTATGCCAGGATCTGA
- the wfs1a gene encoding wolframin isoform X1 produces the protein MDLSDSSPTPPPPPLENGEPIFSITPPDSSAVPSQDDSAMSSSSSKPTASSAASLAPDPKSASGTAQKPSLPRAKSFQLLAKRVIMQEKMRKAAETDSFEEEEEEEDLPFEELEEKAKGGDAKYQSQLGKYYLKLAEDKNKEENEQLAVEWFVQAAKLGRKDAARMLQRCWIQRRGITPKNEAEVRKLSTESKFEQAVRRAAKMMFQKLNPDGKKTVAMSEMLQNVDQVNAVPGTAATSADTQRRLLENMVADESGQVDLDHFVEITKKFTEGMAPVTIQDKGMNDAQETESSEKDVGQKESSEMVPSHRKLKRHSWGTGALLGSRRRFAMKRAIDIKAHFLGLQYPLNIILSMKDQLIDWASRAGSQWLSTVIPTHHVNALIFFFIISNLTIDLFAFAIPLFIFYLSFIAMVICTLRIFQSSKGWENFSAITALLTRFEPTLDVEQAETNFGWNNLEQYFYFMTSVIFVIFTFPVADKGWIPCSELSTVAIFFTALSYMSLSPTAATYARKAIFIEVASSACIMTSRLPETMVVVRMLGKTFTTVPLGHSVVLKLSLPCLLYLYLFYLFFRMARMRGFSGTYCFLVPYLVCFMWWEFSVVLLQHSTPVGLMRTCVAYFLLLFALPVLAVGLAVMLFIQMVKWFLELELTKMLVTLAVCAVPVTLRLWTRFSLSILDVFHSIFHRGPVKLILICISTVILLCGVYLYNVEGLKVYNSTMTWRQYSKYCGPPAWQARGMAQTQIWCTHLEGHRVTWTGRFRHVRVAETENGAQSVINLLPVFMADWMRCLYGQTYPKCDAVNATASGVNGSAAAVPGSAQHVLLQRQQEEEEMCQIKALANHQCHVKRFDSYRFEATVGMPFDGTGPPIDDPSYDILLKASHEFQQVLLNLDPGSMVEFSTKLEGRLGAKLPAFELKAIHCLDCKSSLMPEGRQVKIERNLRQSVMRSIKFAFDFFFSPFLYARI, from the exons ATGGACTTGAGTGATTCatctccaaccccccctccgccaccCCTGGAAAATGGAGAACCTATTTTCTCCATCACCCCTCCTGACTCCAGTGCAGTGCCGTCCCAGGACGACTCAGCCATGTCCTCCAGTTCCTCAAAGCCCACAGCTTCCTCTGCTGCCTCTTTGGCACCTGATCCAAAGTCAGCCTCTGGCACAGCACAAAAGCCCTCTTTACCTCGAGCGAAGAGTTTTCAACTGCTGGCCAAAAGAGTGATCATGCAAGAGAAGATGAGGAAGGCCGCAGAGACAGACTCTTTTGAAGAAG aggaggaagaggaggacttgCCCTTTGAAGAGCTGGAAGAAAAGGCCAAGGGTGGAGATGCAAAGTATCAGAGCCAA CTGGGCAAATACTACCTGAAACTGGCCGAGGACAAAAACAAAGAGGAGAATGAACAGCTGGCTGTGGAGTGGTTTGTGCAGGCGGCAAAACTGGGCCGCAAGGACGCGGCTAGGATGCTACAGCGCTGCTGGATTCAGAGGAGAG GCATCACTCCAAAGAATGAGGCGGAGGTACGCAAGCTCTCGACGGAGAGCAAGTTTGAGCAGGCCGTGAGGAGGGCGGCCAAGATGATGTTCCAGAAGCTCAATCCGGACGGGAAGAAGACTGTGGCTATGTCAGAAATGCTCCAGAATGTCGACCAGGTCAATGCAGTGCCAG GAACCGCGGCCACCTCCGCTGACACACAAAGGAGACTTCTGGAGAACATGGTGGCCGATGAAT CTGGACAAGTTGACCTAGACCATTTTGTGGAAATCACCAAGAAATTCACTGAGGGCATGGCACCGGTCACCATTCAGGATAAAGGAATGAATGATGCCCAGGAGACAGAGTCTAGTGAAAAAGACGTAGGTCAAAAG GAATCCAGTGAGATGGTCCCCTCGCACCGCAAGTTGAAAAGGCACAGCTGGGGCACTGGGGCACTGCTGGGCAGCAGACGCAGGTTCGCCATGAAGAGAGCCATCGATATCAAAGCTCACTTTCTG GGCCTTCAGTACCCTCTGAACATCATCCTGTCCATGAAGGACCAGCTGATCGATTGGGCCTCCCGAGCCGGCAGCCAGTGGCTGAGCACGGTCATCCCCACGCACCACGTCAACGCcctcatcttcttcttcatcatcagcAACCTCACCATCGACCTGTTCGCCTTCGCCATCCCCCTCTTCATCTTCTACCTCTCTTTCATAGCCATGGTGATCTGCACGCTCCGCATCTTCCAGAGCAGCAAGGGCTGGGAGAACTTCAGCGCCATCACGGCGCTGCTGACGCGCTTCGAGCCCACTCTGGACGTGGAGCAGGCCGAGACCAACTTCGGCTGGAACAACCTGGAGCAGTACTTCTACTTCATGACCTCGGTCATCTTCGTCATCTTCACCTTCCCGGTGGCGGACAAGGGCTGGATCCCGTGCTCGGAACTGTCCACGGTGGCCATCTTCTTCACGGCCCTCAGCTACATGAGCCTGAGCCCCACGGCAGCCACCTACGCGCGCAAGGCCATCTTCATTGAGGTGGCGTCGTCCGCCTGCATCATGACCAGCCGTCTGCCCGAGACCATGGTCGTGGTGCGCATGCTGGGCAAGACCTTCACCACCGTGCCCCTGGGCCATTCAGTCGTGCTCAAGCTCAGCTTGCCCTGTCtactctacctctacctcttcTACCTGTTCTTCAG GATGGCGAGGATGCGTGGCTTCAGTGGCACCTACTGCTTCCTGGTGCCCTACCTGGTGTGCTTCATGTGGTGGGAGTTCTCCGTGGTGCTGCTGCAGCACTCCACCCCCGTGGGCCTCATGCGCACCTGCGTGGCCTACTTCCTGCTTCTCTTCGCCCTGCCCGTGCTGGCCGTCGGCCTGGCCGTCATGCTCTTCATCCAGATGGTCAAGTGGttcctggagctggagctgaccAAGATGCTGGTGACCCTGGCGGTGTGCGCCGTGCCGGTCACCCTGCGCCTGTGGACGCGCTTCAGCCTGTCCATCCTGGACGTCTTCCACTCCATCTTCCACCGCGGGCCCGTCAAGCTCATCCTGATCTGCATCAGCACCGTCATCCTCCTCTGCGGGGTCTACCTGTACAACGTGGAGGGGCTCAAGGTGTACAACTCCACCATGACCTGGCGGCAGTACAGCAAGTACTGCGGCCCGCCGGCGTGGCAGGCCCGGGGCATGGCGCAGACGCAGATCTGGTGCACCCACCTGGAGGGCCACCGGGTCACCTGGACGGGCCGCTTCCGCCACGTGCGCGTGGCCGAGACGGAGAACGGGGCCCAGTCGGTCATCAACCTGCTGCCGGTGTTCATGGCCGACTGGATGCGCTGCCTGTACGGACAGACCTACCCCAAGTGCGACGCGGTCAACGCGACCGCCTCCGGAGTGAACGGGTCAGCGGCGGCGGTGCCTGGCTCTGCCCAGCACGTTCTGCTCCAgcggcagcaggaggaggaggagatgtgccAGATCAAGGCTCTGGCCAATCACCAGTGCCACGTCAAGCGCTTCGACAGCTACCGCTTCGAGGCCACCGTGGGGATGCCTTTTGACGGCACCGGGCCTCCCATCGATGACCCGAGCTATGACATTCTCCTGAAGGCCAGCCACGAGTTCCAACAGGTCCTGCTGAACCTGGACCCGGGGAGCATGGTGGAGTTTAGCACCAAGCTGGAGGGGCGCCTGGGGGCCAAGCTCCCCGCGTTCGAGCTCAAAGCCATCCACTGCCTGGACTGCAAGTCCTCCCTCATGCCCGAGGGTCGCCAGGTGAAGATCGAGCGCAACTTGCGACAGAGTGTGATGCGCTCCATTAAGTTCGCCTTCGACTTCTTCTTCTCCCCGTTCCTCTATGCCAGGATCTGA